A region of Mesorhizobium sp. M3A.F.Ca.ET.080.04.2.1 DNA encodes the following proteins:
- a CDS encoding MarR family winged helix-turn-helix transcriptional regulator: MSISMRPSQALRLWQQVMLSQVREGEPDLTMRQTAILFTIYLDPPPHTVRGLAARLNVTKPVITRALDTMGALKLVSRHRDELDKRNVLIRRTVEGALFVERFGDGIVARAHELPI, from the coding sequence ATGTCGATCTCGATGCGCCCGAGCCAGGCTTTGCGATTGTGGCAGCAGGTGATGCTGTCGCAGGTGCGCGAGGGCGAGCCCGATCTCACCATGCGCCAGACGGCGATCCTGTTCACCATCTACCTCGATCCGCCGCCGCATACGGTGCGCGGGCTGGCGGCCAGGCTCAACGTCACCAAGCCGGTTATCACCCGCGCGCTCGACACGATGGGCGCGCTGAAGCTGGTGTCGCGCCATCGCGACGAACTCGACAAGCGCAATGTCCTGATCCGGCGCACGGTGGAGGGCGCGCTCTTTGTCGAGCGCTTCGGCGATGGTATCGTCGCCAGGGCGCACGAGTTGCCCATCTGA
- a CDS encoding leucyl aminopeptidase family protein, which produces MPVELVEGNQTAALPVHLVRKDRLETVGLPEAAMAWARANGFSGEAGRTLILPGEHGAIAGALFGTGDGENALAVGALARSLPEGDWYFAQDLPQPDLAALALLLGGYSFTRYGKKPGKASRFALPAGADGRHVRDIADGVFRTRDLVNTPTSDMGPAELEEAVRTLAAEHRADVSTISGDDLLIQNFPMIHAVGRASTSAPRLVDMTWGPSDAPKVTLVGKGVCFDTGGLDIKPSSGMLLMKKDMGGAANVLGLASMVMAAKLHVRLRVLIPAVENSIAGNAFRPGDVLRSRKGITVEIGNTDAEGRLVLADALALADDEEPGLLIDMATLTGAARVALGPDLPPFYTGDEALASDIAAASIAVEDPLWRMPLWRPYDAKLNSKIADVNNVTTDGFAGSITAALFLKRFVEKTAGWAHFDIFAWNPSDRPHGPTGGEAQGIRALERVISQRFG; this is translated from the coding sequence ATGCCTGTCGAACTCGTCGAAGGGAACCAGACGGCGGCACTGCCGGTCCACCTGGTTCGAAAGGATCGTCTCGAAACCGTCGGGCTTCCGGAGGCCGCCATGGCCTGGGCCCGGGCCAACGGCTTTTCCGGCGAGGCGGGCCGCACGCTGATCCTGCCGGGCGAGCACGGAGCCATCGCCGGCGCGCTGTTCGGAACCGGCGACGGCGAGAACGCGCTTGCGGTCGGTGCCCTGGCTCGCTCGCTGCCTGAAGGCGACTGGTATTTTGCCCAGGATTTGCCGCAGCCGGATCTCGCCGCGCTTGCCCTTTTGCTCGGCGGCTACAGCTTCACCCGCTACGGCAAGAAGCCGGGCAAGGCGTCGCGTTTCGCGCTGCCGGCGGGGGCCGACGGCCGGCATGTCCGCGACATCGCCGACGGCGTCTTTCGGACACGCGATCTGGTCAATACGCCAACCAGCGACATGGGACCGGCCGAACTGGAAGAAGCCGTGCGGACGCTGGCCGCCGAGCATCGCGCCGACGTCTCGACGATCAGCGGCGATGATCTCCTGATCCAGAATTTCCCGATGATCCACGCCGTCGGCCGCGCCTCGACCAGCGCGCCACGCCTGGTTGACATGACTTGGGGGCCAAGCGATGCACCCAAGGTGACGCTGGTCGGCAAGGGTGTCTGCTTCGATACAGGCGGGCTGGACATCAAGCCGTCGTCCGGCATGCTGTTGATGAAGAAGGACATGGGCGGCGCGGCCAATGTTCTGGGCCTGGCGTCCATGGTCATGGCGGCGAAACTCCACGTGCGGCTGCGGGTGCTGATCCCTGCTGTGGAGAATTCGATCGCCGGCAACGCCTTCCGGCCGGGCGACGTGCTGAGGAGCCGCAAAGGCATCACCGTCGAGATCGGCAACACCGATGCGGAAGGCAGACTGGTTCTGGCCGACGCGCTGGCGCTTGCCGACGACGAGGAGCCCGGCCTGCTGATCGACATGGCGACGCTGACGGGTGCCGCCCGCGTTGCGCTCGGTCCCGACCTGCCGCCGTTCTACACTGGTGACGAGGCACTGGCGTCCGACATTGCGGCGGCGTCGATCGCGGTGGAAGATCCTCTGTGGCGCATGCCGCTCTGGCGGCCCTACGACGCAAAGCTCAACTCCAAGATTGCCGACGTCAACAACGTCACCACGGACGGTTTCGCCGGCTCGATCACGGCGGCGCTGTTCCTCAAGCGCTTCGTCGAAAAGACCGCCGGCTGGGCGCATTTCGATATCTTCGCCTGGAACCCGAGCGATCGTCCGCATGGTCCGACCGGCGGCGAGGCGCAGGGCATTCGGGCGCTGGAGCGGGTGATCTCGCAGCGTTTCGGCTAG
- a CDS encoding tetratricopeptide repeat protein — protein MPIKAFNITGKRLISTALVAALAAGVAGCGSTSKLTTGSISRSDSRPLETMSAAELHSATTRLGESYARNPNDKRIATNFAAALQMDGDADQSLAVMRKLAIAYPKDRDVLAAYGKALAANGQFEPALDAVRRAQTPEYPDWRLVSAEAAILDQMGQRDEARQDYRKALELKPNEPSILSNLGMSYVLEGDLRTAETYMRSAAQQPNADSRVRQNLALVVGLQGRFDEAEKIASQELSPEQAQANVAYLRQMLAQQNAWNQLKAQDKAKAATN, from the coding sequence ATGCCGATCAAAGCGTTCAACATCACAGGCAAGCGTCTGATCAGCACGGCATTGGTGGCGGCGCTGGCCGCCGGCGTCGCCGGGTGCGGCAGCACCAGCAAGCTCACAACCGGCTCCATATCCCGCTCCGACTCCAGGCCGCTGGAAACCATGTCGGCCGCCGAGTTGCACAGCGCGACGACCAGGCTTGGCGAATCCTACGCCCGGAATCCGAACGACAAGCGGATCGCGACCAATTTCGCAGCGGCCCTGCAGATGGACGGCGACGCCGATCAGTCGCTGGCGGTAATGCGCAAGCTGGCGATCGCCTACCCCAAGGATCGCGACGTGCTTGCCGCCTACGGCAAGGCGCTCGCCGCCAACGGGCAGTTCGAGCCGGCGCTCGATGCCGTGCGCCGCGCGCAGACGCCGGAATATCCGGACTGGCGACTGGTTTCGGCGGAAGCCGCGATCCTCGACCAGATGGGCCAAAGGGACGAGGCGCGCCAGGACTACCGCAAAGCGCTCGAGCTGAAGCCGAACGAACCCTCGATCCTGTCCAACCTCGGCATGTCCTACGTGCTCGAGGGGGACCTCCGCACCGCGGAAACCTACATGCGCTCCGCCGCGCAGCAGCCGAATGCCGACAGCCGGGTGCGCCAGAATCTGGCGCTGGTCGTCGGCCTGCAAGGCCGGTTCGACGAAGCCGAGAAAATCGCCTCGCAGGAGCTGTCGCCGGAACAGGCGCAGGCCAACGTCGCCTATCTGCGGCAGATGCTCGCCCAGCAGAATGCCTGGAACCAGCTCAAGGCCCAGGACAAGGCGAAGGCCGCGACCAACTGA
- a CDS encoding type II secretion system F family protein — protein MTDQVVRTLTDPSFLIALLVGIAVFATVFTLLPALGGNQLKSRMKTVALERDELRAKQRARLANEADRRRKGGLREEQSIGMRNIVERLDLRRALADEGTLQKLKVAGFRGQNPLTRFLFFRLVLPFVGFALAAVYLFMLGGLPQQPPFIKLFVCVVVAYGGFYAPILYVNNRAAKRKQSIQLAWPDALDLMLICVESGMSVEAALRKVADEIGGQSVALAEEFVLTNAELSYLQERKVAYENLASRTGLESVKSVSQALVQAERYGTPVATALRVLASESRDMRMNAAEKKAAALPPKLTVPMILFFLPVLFAIILGPAGIQVSQRGIFGDHNSSSK, from the coding sequence ATGACCGACCAGGTTGTCAGAACCCTTACTGATCCGTCCTTTCTGATCGCCCTGCTGGTCGGCATTGCGGTGTTTGCCACCGTCTTCACGCTGTTGCCGGCGCTCGGCGGCAACCAGCTCAAGTCGCGCATGAAGACCGTGGCGTTGGAGCGCGACGAACTGCGCGCCAAGCAGCGCGCCCGACTGGCCAACGAAGCCGATCGCCGCCGCAAGGGCGGCCTGCGCGAGGAGCAGTCGATCGGCATGCGGAACATCGTCGAGCGGCTGGATCTTCGGCGCGCGCTTGCCGATGAAGGCACATTGCAGAAGCTCAAGGTGGCGGGTTTCCGGGGCCAGAATCCGCTGACGCGCTTTCTGTTCTTCCGCCTGGTCCTGCCCTTCGTCGGATTTGCCCTGGCGGCCGTTTACCTGTTCATGCTCGGCGGGCTGCCGCAACAGCCGCCTTTCATCAAGCTGTTCGTCTGCGTCGTCGTCGCCTATGGCGGCTTCTACGCGCCGATCCTCTACGTCAACAACCGCGCGGCCAAACGCAAGCAGTCGATCCAACTGGCGTGGCCGGACGCGCTCGACCTGATGCTGATCTGCGTGGAATCAGGCATGTCGGTGGAGGCGGCGCTGCGCAAGGTCGCCGACGAGATCGGCGGACAGTCGGTGGCGCTTGCCGAGGAGTTCGTGCTCACAAATGCCGAACTCTCCTATCTGCAGGAGCGCAAGGTTGCCTATGAGAACCTGGCCAGCCGCACCGGTCTGGAATCGGTGAAGTCGGTGTCCCAGGCGCTGGTCCAGGCCGAACGCTACGGCACCCCGGTCGCCACTGCGTTGCGCGTGCTGGCTTCGGAAAGCCGGGACATGCGCATGAACGCGGCCGAGAAGAAGGCGGCCGCGCTGCCGCCGAAGCTCACCGTGCCGATGATCCTCTTCTTCCTGCCGGTTCTGTTCGCCATCATTCTCGGCCCTGCCGGCATCCAGGTCAGCCAGCGTGGCATCTTCGGCGACCACAACTCCAGCAGCAAGTAG
- a CDS encoding type II secretion system F family protein: MFGIDNTVLAFVVLAGFSAGAVAYAFLFNRISNEKQVGKRLETIKAAETDHSVAKASRDRAAEAVKRRKSLQDSLKQLDEKQKSNDRIVKKPPLKTQLRQAGMTVSIERFYLYSVVCGIALTVLAFLAGAPLLVLPGALLAGALGLPRWFVSFRRARRVKAFLEEFPNALDIIVRAVKSGLPLNDAIRLIANESPEPVRAEFRRVVDSQQVGMSIPDATLRMPETMPCTEAGFFGIVIQIQSQAGGNLSEALGNLSRVLRDRKKMKAKVQALSMEAKASAVIIGALPFVVAFLVYLSSPNYIMPLFTTSVGNLILGCSAVWMSIGILVMRKMMNFEV, translated from the coding sequence ATGTTCGGAATTGACAACACCGTACTGGCGTTCGTCGTGCTTGCCGGCTTCAGCGCCGGGGCGGTGGCTTATGCGTTCCTCTTCAACCGCATCAGCAACGAGAAACAGGTCGGCAAGCGGCTTGAGACGATCAAGGCCGCGGAGACCGACCATTCGGTGGCGAAGGCTTCGCGCGACCGCGCCGCGGAAGCCGTCAAGCGGCGCAAGTCGCTTCAGGACTCGCTGAAGCAGCTCGACGAGAAGCAGAAATCGAACGACCGCATCGTCAAGAAGCCGCCGCTGAAGACCCAGCTCCGCCAGGCCGGCATGACGGTTTCCATCGAGCGCTTCTACCTTTACTCGGTGGTCTGCGGCATCGCCCTGACGGTGCTCGCCTTTTTGGCGGGCGCGCCGTTGCTCGTGCTGCCGGGCGCCTTGCTGGCCGGCGCCTTGGGCCTGCCGCGCTGGTTCGTGTCTTTCCGCCGCGCTCGCCGGGTCAAGGCATTCCTGGAGGAATTCCCGAACGCCCTCGACATCATCGTGCGCGCCGTCAAGTCCGGTCTGCCGCTGAACGACGCGATCCGCCTGATCGCCAACGAGTCGCCCGAGCCGGTCCGCGCCGAGTTCCGCCGCGTCGTCGATTCCCAGCAGGTGGGCATGTCGATCCCCGACGCCACCCTGCGCATGCCCGAAACCATGCCCTGCACCGAGGCGGGCTTCTTCGGCATCGTCATCCAGATCCAGTCGCAGGCCGGCGGCAATCTCTCCGAGGCCCTGGGCAATCTTTCGCGCGTGCTGCGCGACCGCAAGAAGATGAAGGCCAAGGTCCAGGCGCTGTCGATGGAAGCCAAGGCGTCCGCCGTCATCATCGGCGCGCTGCCTTTCGTCGTCGCCTTTCTCGTTTATCTTTCGAGTCCGAATTACATCATGCCTCTGTTCACCACGAGCGTCGGCAATCTGATCCTCGGCTGTTCCGCCGTGTGGATGTCGATCGGCATTCTTGTGATGCGCAAGATGATGAATTTCGAAGTGTAG
- a CDS encoding CpaF family protein produces the protein MFGKRGTDDGNRAKPEFRPPAPAPAAPGTAATAVLERPAAASAPATPPPRRAVEPPPVAPEPPRRVQRERSETYYDTKSQVFSALIDTIDLSQLAKLDPESAREEIRDIVNDIIAIKNFAMSISEQEELLEDICNDVLGYGPLEPLLARDDIADIMVNGSKNVYIEVNGKVEQTGIRFRDNQQLLNICQRIVSQVGRRVDESSPICDARLPDGSRVNVIAPPLSIDGTALTIRKFKKDKLTLDQLVKFGAISPHGAEILKIIGRVRCNVVISGGTGSGKTTLLNCLTNYIDREERVITCEDSAELQLQQPHVVRLETRPPNLEGEGEVTMRDLVKNCLRMRPERIIVGEVRGPEVFDLLQAMNTGHDGSMGTIHSNSPRECLNRMESMIAMGGYSLPQKTVREIVVGSVDVIIQAARLRDGSRRITHITEVIGMEGDVIITQDLVLYNIKGEDSNGRLIGEHVSTGIGRPHFWDRARYYGEEQRLANALEAMEKRSD, from the coding sequence ATGTTTGGTAAAAGAGGCACAGATGACGGCAATCGGGCGAAGCCCGAATTCCGTCCGCCAGCACCGGCTCCCGCCGCTCCCGGCACCGCTGCGACGGCGGTTCTCGAACGGCCGGCCGCGGCCAGCGCGCCCGCCACGCCGCCCCCCCGCCGCGCGGTCGAGCCGCCGCCGGTGGCGCCCGAGCCTCCAAGAAGGGTTCAGCGCGAGCGCAGCGAGACCTATTACGACACCAAGAGCCAGGTCTTTTCGGCACTCATCGACACCATCGACCTGTCGCAGCTCGCCAAGCTCGATCCCGAGAGCGCGCGCGAGGAAATCCGCGATATCGTCAACGACATCATCGCGATCAAGAACTTCGCGATGTCGATCTCCGAGCAGGAGGAATTGCTCGAGGACATCTGCAACGACGTCCTGGGCTATGGGCCGCTGGAGCCGCTGCTCGCGCGCGACGACATCGCCGACATCATGGTGAACGGCTCCAAGAACGTCTACATCGAGGTCAACGGCAAGGTCGAGCAGACCGGCATCCGCTTTCGCGACAACCAGCAGCTGCTCAACATCTGCCAGCGTATCGTCAGCCAGGTCGGCCGCCGCGTCGATGAATCGAGCCCGATCTGCGACGCCCGCCTTCCGGACGGCTCGCGCGTCAACGTCATCGCGCCGCCACTCTCCATCGACGGCACCGCGCTCACCATCCGCAAGTTCAAGAAGGATAAGCTGACGCTCGATCAGCTGGTCAAGTTCGGCGCCATCTCTCCGCATGGCGCCGAGATCCTGAAGATCATCGGCCGCGTCCGCTGCAACGTCGTCATCTCGGGCGGCACCGGCTCCGGCAAGACGACACTGCTCAACTGCCTCACCAACTATATCGACCGCGAGGAGCGCGTCATCACCTGCGAGGACTCGGCCGAGCTGCAGCTGCAGCAGCCGCATGTGGTCCGTCTCGAAACACGCCCCCCGAACCTCGAGGGCGAGGGTGAGGTGACCATGCGCGACCTGGTCAAGAACTGCCTGCGCATGCGGCCCGAGCGGATCATCGTCGGCGAGGTGCGCGGACCGGAAGTGTTCGACCTTCTCCAGGCGATGAACACCGGCCATGACGGTTCGATGGGCACCATCCACTCCAACAGTCCGCGCGAATGCCTGAACCGCATGGAATCGATGATCGCCATGGGCGGCTACTCTCTGCCGCAGAAGACCGTGCGCGAGATCGTCGTCGGATCGGTGGACGTGATCATCCAGGCGGCCCGCCTGCGCGACGGTTCGCGCCGCATCACGCACATCACCGAGGTGATCGGCATGGAAGGCGACGTCATCATCACCCAGGACCTCGTCCTCTACAACATCAAGGGCGAAGACTCGAACGGCCGGTTGATCGGCGAGCATGTGTCCACCGGCATCGGCCGTCCGCATTTCTGGGATCGCGCCCGCTACTATGGCGAGGAGCAGCGCCTCGCCAACGCGCTCGAGGCCATGGAGAAACGTTCTGACTGA
- a CDS encoding CpaE family protein has product MSNLAYDTPSDVGDASQQDIAAMQALRPVPRISIQAFCETEGVANPIERAGADRRMAKAHVKVHMGGIATAIEFYQSAPTPNLILLESRSEPKQLLEQLSHLSEYCDPSSKVVVIGHYNDVGLYRELIRSGISEYVIAPVSMTDIVSVVSSIFVDPEADPIGRSIAFIGAKGGVGSSTIAHNVAWAMSSLFKSEVVVADLDLAFGTANINFDQDPAQGIAEAVFAPERVDEVYLDRLLAQCAEHLSLLAAPSTLERVYDFDSDAFAQVIETAQRSAPLLVLDVPHIWSGWSKSTLIKADEIVITATPELANLRNTKNMMDMLKRLRPNDPPPKLVINQAGVPKRPEIAASDFAEPLGITPMAVINFDPLLFGNAANNGRMLGEMDAKSPVVGTINEIAHVLTGRSEIKSKKKVGLGSLLGKLSLSKK; this is encoded by the coding sequence ATGAGCAATCTTGCCTACGACACGCCCTCGGATGTCGGCGACGCCTCGCAACAGGACATCGCCGCCATGCAGGCGCTGCGGCCGGTGCCGCGCATCTCGATCCAGGCCTTTTGCGAGACGGAAGGCGTCGCCAATCCGATCGAGCGCGCCGGCGCGGATCGCCGCATGGCCAAGGCCCACGTCAAGGTTCACATGGGCGGCATCGCCACGGCGATCGAGTTCTACCAGTCGGCGCCGACGCCCAACCTGATCCTGCTGGAGTCGCGCAGCGAACCGAAACAGCTGCTCGAGCAGCTTTCCCATCTCTCCGAATATTGTGATCCGTCCTCGAAGGTGGTGGTGATCGGCCACTACAACGACGTCGGCCTCTATCGGGAACTCATCCGCTCCGGCATTTCCGAATATGTGATCGCGCCGGTCTCCATGACCGACATCGTCAGTGTCGTGTCGTCGATCTTTGTCGATCCGGAAGCCGATCCGATCGGGCGCTCGATCGCCTTCATCGGTGCCAAGGGCGGCGTCGGCTCCTCGACCATCGCTCACAACGTCGCCTGGGCGATGTCGTCACTGTTCAAGTCCGAGGTGGTGGTCGCCGATCTCGATCTTGCCTTCGGCACGGCCAACATCAATTTCGACCAGGACCCGGCGCAAGGCATCGCCGAAGCGGTATTCGCGCCCGAGCGGGTCGACGAAGTCTATCTCGACCGGCTGCTCGCGCAATGCGCCGAGCATTTGTCGCTGCTCGCTGCACCCTCCACGCTCGAGCGCGTCTATGATTTCGATTCCGACGCCTTCGCGCAGGTCATCGAAACGGCGCAGCGCAGCGCGCCCCTCCTGGTGCTCGATGTCCCCCACATCTGGAGCGGATGGTCGAAGAGCACGCTGATCAAGGCCGACGAGATCGTCATCACGGCAACGCCTGAGCTCGCCAACCTGCGCAACACCAAGAACATGATGGACATGCTGAAGCGGCTGCGTCCGAACGATCCGCCGCCGAAGCTGGTCATCAACCAGGCCGGCGTGCCGAAACGGCCGGAGATCGCCGCTTCCGACTTCGCCGAACCGCTCGGAATCACGCCCATGGCGGTGATCAACTTCGACCCGCTGCTGTTCGGCAATGCGGCCAACAACGGCCGCATGCTGGGCGAGATGGACGCCAAGAGCCCGGTTGTCGGCACCATCAACGAGATCGCGCATGTGCTGACCGGGCGCAGCGAAATCAAGTCCAAGAAGAAGGTTGGCCTGGGCTCGCTCCTCGGCAAGCTCTCGCTCAGCAAAAAGTGA
- a CDS encoding CpaD family pilus assembly protein, whose product MYQSASKTMTIAAAGWGRERIRRSAVPALAMALAASLAGCASWHRDSVTVGAIPDDYRTNHPIVIAEKNQKIDIPVGAGDRGMTGSQRDTLLGFLDGYDRSAAPALTIATPVGSANAAAAAAASRDFARLAMAAGVRRNNIVMTSYQSAVPEASAPVRVAFVAVRAQTDRCGRWPEDLTQTSENKHYADFGCSYQNNLAAQMANPNDLLGPRKQSQIDAENRGAVIDIYRSRGISDEFLGNSEVTY is encoded by the coding sequence ATGTATCAGTCAGCATCGAAGACCATGACGATCGCAGCGGCAGGTTGGGGCCGCGAGCGGATTCGGCGGTCCGCAGTCCCGGCTTTGGCGATGGCGCTGGCGGCATCGCTCGCCGGCTGCGCCAGCTGGCACCGCGACAGCGTGACGGTCGGAGCGATCCCCGACGACTATCGGACGAATCATCCGATCGTCATTGCCGAGAAGAACCAGAAGATCGATATTCCGGTCGGCGCCGGCGATCGCGGCATGACCGGTTCGCAGCGCGACACGCTGCTCGGCTTCCTCGACGGCTACGACAGGAGCGCGGCCCCGGCGCTGACGATCGCGACCCCGGTCGGCTCTGCCAACGCCGCGGCCGCTGCCGCGGCCAGCCGTGATTTCGCCAGGCTCGCCATGGCCGCCGGCGTCAGGCGCAACAACATCGTCATGACCTCGTATCAATCGGCCGTGCCCGAGGCATCGGCGCCGGTGCGCGTCGCCTTTGTGGCGGTGAGGGCCCAGACGGACAGATGCGGGCGTTGGCCCGAAGATCTGACCCAGACGTCCGAGAACAAGCACTATGCCGATTTCGGCTGCTCCTATCAGAATAACCTCGCCGCTCAGATGGCCAATCCCAACGATCTGCTGGGGCCGCGCAAGCAGTCCCAGATCGACGCCGAGAACCGCGGCGCCGTGATCGACATCTACCGCTCGCGGGGCATATCGGACGAGTTCCTGGGCAATTCGGAAGTGACTTACTAA
- a CDS encoding type II and III secretion system protein family protein, with product MRLNGKLPLTLAAAMGLLLAGLNAPGLVDARAAAKTAGVSASVATQRVKLGLNKSVVIDLPSDAYDILVANPAVADAVTRTARRVYLFGKAVGETNIFVFGPNGEQIVSLDLAVERDVAGLEDYLKRFIPSSEIKVELLNDNVVLTGTVDTPLDAKRAVDLATIFVSGGEATTGQYSQTAAGGSANGGVDINNPDSERRVSKIVNLLQIIGDDQVTLKVTVAEVSRSVMKQLGVNMVGNGGSDGISWGALSDTFTGLGKPISNSNIAIGTSALQAYINAMEQAGVMKTLAEPTLTAVSGEKATFKVGGEYNMVNSVSANVSTDNQTGIRTYSVEKIEYGIGLEFQPVVLSPGRISLKVRTSVSEPTTEGSVAFSAGGTSPGMNALSLRKRLADTTVELPSGGSMMIAGLVRDDVRQAINGLPGLTKIPVLGTLFRSRDFVRNESELVIIITPYLAKPVARNELAKPDDNFNPPSDGAGMFLGRVNRVYGTMQTDRPPGRYHGVVGFIYK from the coding sequence ATGAGGCTAAATGGTAAACTGCCGTTGACGCTGGCGGCGGCGATGGGCCTGCTCCTTGCTGGCTTGAACGCGCCCGGCCTTGTCGATGCGAGAGCCGCAGCCAAGACGGCCGGCGTTTCGGCGTCGGTGGCAACGCAGCGCGTCAAGCTCGGCCTCAACAAGTCGGTGGTCATCGACCTGCCGAGCGACGCTTACGACATCCTCGTCGCCAACCCGGCGGTCGCCGACGCGGTGACCCGCACCGCACGGCGTGTTTATCTGTTCGGCAAGGCGGTCGGCGAAACCAACATCTTCGTCTTCGGTCCCAATGGCGAGCAGATCGTCAGCCTGGATCTGGCCGTCGAACGCGATGTCGCCGGCCTGGAAGATTATCTCAAGCGCTTCATTCCATCCTCCGAGATCAAGGTCGAGCTGCTGAACGACAACGTCGTCCTCACCGGAACCGTGGACACCCCCCTCGATGCCAAGCGCGCGGTCGATCTGGCGACCATCTTCGTTTCTGGCGGTGAAGCGACGACCGGTCAGTATTCGCAGACCGCGGCCGGCGGCTCGGCCAATGGCGGCGTCGACATCAACAACCCCGACAGCGAGCGCCGCGTCTCCAAGATCGTCAATCTCCTGCAGATCATCGGCGACGATCAGGTCACGCTCAAGGTGACGGTCGCGGAAGTCAGCCGCTCGGTGATGAAGCAGCTCGGCGTCAACATGGTCGGCAATGGCGGCAGCGATGGCATCTCCTGGGGTGCCCTGAGCGACACCTTCACCGGCCTTGGCAAACCCATTTCGAATTCGAACATCGCCATCGGCACCTCCGCTCTCCAGGCCTACATTAACGCCATGGAACAGGCTGGCGTCATGAAGACCCTGGCCGAGCCTACGCTGACCGCCGTGTCCGGCGAGAAGGCGACTTTCAAGGTCGGCGGCGAGTACAACATGGTGAACAGCGTCAGCGCGAACGTTTCCACCGACAACCAGACCGGCATTAGGACGTACTCCGTCGAGAAGATCGAATACGGCATCGGCCTGGAGTTTCAGCCTGTGGTGCTGTCTCCCGGCCGCATCAGCCTGAAGGTCAGGACTTCTGTCTCCGAACCGACGACGGAAGGCTCCGTGGCGTTTTCAGCCGGCGGAACGAGTCCGGGCATGAATGCCTTGTCGCTGCGCAAACGTCTGGCCGACACGACGGTGGAATTGCCTTCGGGCGGCTCGATGATGATTGCCGGTCTCGTCCGCGACGACGTCCGGCAGGCCATCAACGGATTGCCCGGGCTGACGAAGATCCCCGTGCTCGGCACGCTGTTCCGCAGCCGCGATTTCGTGCGCAACGAAAGCGAACTCGTGATCATCATCACGCCCTATCTGGCGAAGCCGGTTGCGCGCAACGAACTGGCCAAGCCGGACGACAATTTCAACCCGCCGAGCGATGGCGCCGGCATGTTCCTTGGGCGCGTCAACCGCGTCTACGGCACCATGCAGACCGACAGGCCTCCGGGCCGCTATCACGGCGTCGTTGGCTTCATCTACAAGTGA
- the cpaB gene encoding Flp pilus assembly protein CpaB — MPASRLIILGVAVAAAGGAGYVAKNMVVAPPPQIVVGAPKAPAIALQDVLVLSGDVPMGSPLESNIRWEKWPSDGVNANFITRAAEPDAVEKLKGSVARVALYTGEPLRRSKLIGEGQSFMSSILPSGMRAVATAISADTSAGGFILPNDFVDVIMTRRADGANGGSGFNTETILKNIRVLAIDQTIQEDEEGKKTRVGQTATLELTPQQAEIITVAQQMADRLTLALRPITDTNEKNLDEADYLINGNGRRGTVRVIKAGEVSEVGARK; from the coding sequence ATGCCAGCATCCCGACTGATTATTCTGGGCGTGGCGGTGGCCGCGGCGGGTGGCGCCGGTTATGTTGCAAAGAACATGGTGGTGGCGCCGCCGCCCCAGATCGTGGTTGGCGCTCCGAAGGCGCCGGCCATAGCGTTGCAGGACGTCCTGGTCCTTTCTGGCGACGTCCCGATGGGCAGTCCGCTGGAGAGCAACATCCGCTGGGAAAAGTGGCCCTCCGACGGCGTCAATGCAAACTTCATCACCCGCGCCGCCGAGCCCGATGCGGTGGAAAAGCTCAAGGGCTCCGTCGCCCGCGTGGCACTGTATACGGGCGAACCCTTGCGCCGGTCCAAGCTCATCGGCGAAGGGCAGAGCTTCATGTCGTCGATCCTGCCGTCCGGCATGCGAGCCGTCGCCACCGCGATATCGGCGGACACGTCGGCGGGCGGCTTCATCCTTCCGAACGACTTTGTCGACGTCATCATGACCCGCCGCGCCGACGGCGCCAACGGCGGCAGCGGCTTCAACACCGAGACGATACTGAAGAACATCCGTGTGCTGGCCATCGACCAGACCATCCAGGAAGACGAAGAAGGCAAGAAGACCAGGGTCGGCCAGACCGCGACGCTTGAGCTGACGCCGCAGCAGGCTGAAATCATCACCGTGGCGCAGCAGATGGCGGATCGACTGACGCTGGCGCTGCGCCCGATCACCGATACGAACGAAAAGAACCTGGACGAGGCCGACTACTTGATCAACGGCAACGGGCGCCGCGGGACAGTGCGGGTGATCAAGGCAGGCGAAGTTTCCGAAGTGGGAGCAAGGAAATGA